A region of the Candidatus Hydrogenedentota bacterium genome:
AGGAAGGTCCCGCCGTGGACGTGAAGCAGGATATGCGGCTGGTGCCGACGGCAAAAGCCATTCGCGCGAAAGCCACGGTGAATATCGATGCCGACCTTGGAGAGTGGGGCGATGCGCAGATGGTGCGCATGGTATATCCGGCCCAATTCGATGGGAAAAACAAGAAGGACCTCGACAGCGAGCTTGGCTTCATGTGGGATGAGGACTGGCTATATCTGGCAGTGCGCGCCGAGGACAACGAGCATTATCAGCCGTTTGCGGGCGACACGGTGTGGTCGGCGGACAACGTGGAAATGTTCCTTAACGATTGGAGTTGGGGCATTACACTCACGCAAAAGGGTCCGGAAGTCTTCTTGTACTGGGGCGTGGACATGGGCGGCACAGAAGTCAGTACGGAAGTGAAACTGGCGGTAAAACGCGAGGGAACGCAGACCGTCTACGAAGCCGCCTTTCCTAAGAATCGTCTTACGCCGCTGATGCTGAAAACCGGAGAACGCTTCCGATACAACGCGCTCATGAATGACTTCGATAAATCGGGGCCTGAAGCGAAGCGGCATTGGCTACAACTCGTGCCAGAGAAGCCCGTTAACGGCGGGCCGAAGCCGAAGATGGAGTTTGAACTGGTAGAATAAGCGCCGCAGAGTTGCCGAAATAGAACACAAGAAGCACAGGCTGTTCTCACGGTGCGTCCGCTCTCGCGCGGCCACTACCAGTCCTTCGTGGATTGAAAAAGGCAGCAGGCAGGAGATGTCTGAATTGGTTTTTCTGGGTATTGAATTCAAATAGACGATGGAGACGTGCTGATGAGAGCGTTCATGTGTGTAGCAGGCGTGTTGGTGTTGATGGTGACCGCCGCTTACGCGGGCGATTCGCCGCAGTTCCGAGGCCCTCATCGGGACGGTAACTTCGATGAGACGGGCCTCTTAAAAACGTGGCCTGAAGGAGGACCGGCTAAAGCGTGGGTCGCGACAGGCCTGGGTCGAGGCTTCTCCTCGGCTTCGGTCGTCGGGGAAAAGATCTACGTCACAGGAATGTTGGACGACAAGACCGGCTACGTGTTCGTGCTCAACAACGACGGCGTCATTGAGAAGAAGATACCCTTTGGGCCGGAGACGGAAGAAAAGCAGGCCCCGGGTACGCGGTCAACACCGACCATCGACGGAGACAGGCTGTACGTCATTTCGGGCCTGGGTTTGTTGTGCTGCATCGATCTCGTCAAGGGCGAGAAGATGTGGGACGTGAACGTGCTGGAGCGGTTCGGGGCCGAGAACAACATCTGGAATGTCGCGGAGTCGGTCTTGGTTGACGGCAACCGCATCATCTGCACGCCGGGAGGCAAGGATGGTCTTCTGGTGGCGCTCGACAAGATGACGGGCGAAACCATCTGGGCGACGAAAGGACCTGAGGACAAAACGTCGTACTGTTCGCCAACGATTATCGTTCATAACGGCCGTCGCATTGTGACGACGGCGCTTGGGCTGCACTTTATTGGCGCGGATGCAGAAACGGGCGCGCTATTGTGGTCGTTCGCGCAGAAAGCCCC
Encoded here:
- a CDS encoding PQQ-binding-like beta-propeller repeat protein produces the protein MRAFMCVAGVLVLMVTAAYAGDSPQFRGPHRDGNFDETGLLKTWPEGGPAKAWVATGLGRGFSSASVVGEKIYVTGMLDDKTGYVFVLNNDGVIEKKIPFGPETEEKQAPGTRSTPTIDGDRLYVISGLGLLCCIDLVKGEKMWDVNVLERFGAENNIWNVAESVLVDGNRIICTPGGKDGLLVALDKMTGETIWATKGPEDKTSYCSPTIIVHNGRRIVTTALGLHFIGADAETGALLWSFAQKAPYDIHGVTPIYKDGLLYYVAGDGYGGGALELSADGTSVTPKWTDTSLDCLHHGVVLVDGYLYGAGYKGGGKLVCLEMATGKLVWSTEEVKLSSVVYADGMLYAYEGPKAGVMNLVKATPSAFERTGRFDVTDGTDQHWAHPTIANGRLYVRHGDALIAYDVKAK